ATTTATAAAAAGATATCGAATGAGGTTGTTAGAAGATTTGGATATAAGAATCTAGATGAAGTTTTTAGCGAAATTGATTTAGAGATAATTAAAGATAAGATAAAAACTCAAGAGTGTTCAGAATTAAGTACAATTTTGCAAAATGCTACAAATGAAACTTTTGAAAAAATAATAGAAGATGAGTCTTTGAAATATAGTTTTTTTGAATGTTTAGTTGAGACTTCAAGTGATAAAATATATTATCAGTTAAAAGAGATTTTTAACTCAAGTAAAGATGCAAATATATATTTATATCTCGAAAGAATGGCATTAGCCTTAAATAAACTTGATGATGCTTTAGATTTTTCGGCAAAAGTTGAGATGATAAATGACAAAAAGGCTTTGGCAAATGAGTTTATAGTAAGATACCAAATCTATAAAGCAAAAGATAATCCAAATTTGATGGAAAAGCTTTTTATTTATGCAAACTATAATCCAGAATTACTTAAACAAAGTGAAAATAATCCAGCTATTATAGATTTCTATCATGATTACTATTTATATTTGCTCTCAAAAAATGATGAAAAAAAGGCAAATGAGATTTTAGAAAAACTATATTTAAAGCAGAAAGATTTTAAGGCTTTTATATATACACCTTTTGTAGAACTTGAGCTAGCAAAAATTGCAAAAGATAAGAATGATAAAGAAAAAGCTTTAGGTTTACTTTTAAATGCCTTAAATAATGCTAGAAAAATAGTTCCAAATGATGAGGTGAAAATTTACTATGATATTTTAAATCTATATGATAGTTTAGGAAATAAATCTAAAAAGGAAGAGTATATAAATAAGTGTAAGAAAGTAGAAAATACTCAAGATAGTTTATATAAAAAAATGTGTGATGAGATGAAATGAATATAGATGATATTTTAAATAAAATTGATCCAACAAATCTTACTATTGCTTTTGGTAAAATTACACATATTTCAGCTATTACACTAACAGGAACAGGACTTGAAGTAGCAGTTGGAGATATTGTTAGAATTGAATCAGTTCAAAAATTATATAGTGTATTAGGAATGGTTACAACAATAGATGGAGCTTTTTTTACAATAGTACCTTTTTCTTTTATTGATGGATTTAAGATAAATGATAAAATATTTTTGCAAAGAGATGGACTTACTGTTAAGTGTGGATATGGGCTATTAGGAAGAGTTATAAATGCTTTAGGTGAGCCAATTGATGATAAAGGAAAGATAAGAGATATAGAAGGATATACTTCTATAAATAAATTATCAATGTCTCCATTAGAACGAGGAATTATAGATAAAAAGTTTGCAACAGGAGTAAAAGCAATTGATTCTATGCTTACTTGTGGAAAAGGTCAAAAAGTAGGTATTTTTGCAGGAAGTGGAGTTGGAAAATCTACTTTAATGGGAATGATTGTAAAAGGGTGTGAAGCTCAAATAAAAGTTGTTGCATTAATTGGAGAGAGGGGAAGGGAAATTCCTGAGTTTATTCACTATAACCTTGGAGGAAACTTAGAAAATACTGTACTTGTAACAGCAACTTCAGATGAATCAGCTTTGATGAGAAAATATGGAGCATTTACTGCTATGAGTATAGCGGAGTATTTTAGAGATAAAGGTCATGATGTACTTCTTATGATGGATAGTGTTACAAGATTTGCGATGGCTCAAAGAGAGATAGGATTAAGTACAGGAGAACCTCCTGTTAGTAGAGGATATCCACCTTCTGTTTTTGCTCTTTTGCCACAATTAATGGAGAGAGCTGGAAATAATCAATTAGGTTCAATTACAGCATTTTTTACAGTTTTGGTTGATGGAGATGACTTAAATGACCCAATTGCTGATCAAAGTAGATCTATCCTAGATGGTCATATTGTTTTAACAAGAGATTTAACAGAACAAGGATTTTATCCA
The Aliarcobacter faecis genome window above contains:
- the fliI gene encoding flagellar protein export ATPase FliI gives rise to the protein MNIDDILNKIDPTNLTIAFGKITHISAITLTGTGLEVAVGDIVRIESVQKLYSVLGMVTTIDGAFFTIVPFSFIDGFKINDKIFLQRDGLTVKCGYGLLGRVINALGEPIDDKGKIRDIEGYTSINKLSMSPLERGIIDKKFATGVKAIDSMLTCGKGQKVGIFAGSGVGKSTLMGMIVKGCEAQIKVVALIGERGREIPEFIHYNLGGNLENTVLVTATSDESALMRKYGAFTAMSIAEYFRDKGHDVLLMMDSVTRFAMAQREIGLSTGEPPVSRGYPPSVFALLPQLMERAGNNQLGSITAFFTVLVDGDDLNDPIADQSRSILDGHIVLTRDLTEQGFYPPVNILKSASRVIDKVITKEQYNDFLKLKRVLSLIKENEVLVRVGAYKAGMDLELDAAMSKKEKIRDFLTQDSQEIVPYDDMLQRFKKALE